tatttttatgaaaaaaaaggTATATGCTGTTTGGGctgtatatttttttgtaccTATCTATTATCCACTTTCTCATTGTCAATATGTAACTACACAAGAAATAGTCACAACCAATTCTCTTCAAAAAGCCAAACCTTAACTAAATTCAACTTAACATACAATGCAATCACATTTGAATCCATTAATTCATATTCCACCAATAGTATACACTTCATACATCCAATCACACAATGAAAGAATTTGAATTCCCTTGTTGTGAACTAGGtttttggttatttttaattatatgtctTATGATTGTGTCATTAGCAGGCATTGCATCAGGCCTAGCTTTAGGAATATTGTCATTTAGTCAAGTTGATCTTGAGGTTCTCATTAAAGCAGGCAAACCAAAAGATAAAAAGAATGCAggttggttatattgatgacaCTACATTCTCCAAtatgtgtttttcttttttgaacaaaaattgatttaaataaaaaatataattgaacgTAAAACATTtgattatacttatttttttggaaattttttgTCCGAAAAATATTTTCGACCAAAAATTTTCTAGCCAAATCATATTCCTTGAAAATGCATTTTTGCGAGTAAATTTGGTgcattttttatgaattttatttatgagaagatacaattttttttgttgtggtTGAATAATGAATATCAAAGTAAAATTCACatttagatttataaaaaaaattacgtaTAATAATTGGCATTGCTTTGTTACTTTATTTGCAGAAAGGATTCAGCCTTTTGTAAAGAATGGACATTTTGTCTTGTGTACTCTTCTTTTGGGAAAATCATTGGCTATGGAGGTATATGCATGTAGcacaatttttttcttagatTAAAAAATGGGAAATTATAACTTATTAACATGACACTAATGAATATTTTACATATGTCTTTGAATATATTTGAATTCTATTCCTTGAATTTATAAGAACAGACTTTTACTACTAGGGTGACACATATGGGATAAATTGAGGTTTTAtgcattatatatgtatataatgttagattaattattagtttatatatatatatatatatatatgatctctaaattatattacttttttgttttagtatttacaattttttgtttgattttagtaactacaattttttttaattattttccttttgttttagtccttgtaaaattattttttttattgatattagtCCTTATAATATATAGAATACTTGAATTTAGTAACTCCAATATTAATGACATAAgaactaattaaaataaaatattatacatattGCAGGAACTAATTctaataaaaactaattttaagatACTAATATAAAAgaacaaagataaaaaaaaattatttgcaataaccaaaatcaaatcaaatatgttGAGTGGTAtatttgaaggaaaaaatacatatttaaatcttaatgatttaattaattggGTTCACAATAATAACTTATTGGGAGTTTGGATCTTATAATCAAACTCATAACTACTTATGCAAGGAAATATTATCTTGTTACATAAAGGGTCATAagtgattttttaatatacatcattaacaacaaattaaagtgatgctaaatgttttatttttcaaggCATTGCCAATTTTTATGGACTCAATCATTCCATCATGGTTTACTATTCTCATGTCAGCACCCTTGGTGACTGTATTTGCAGAGGTAATGTTTGTTTAAATAAATGCAGttacattataaaaattatttaatcaagTTTTTCTTGAATTAACTTATGTCATAAATTTCATCTCAGATTTTACCTCAAGCTGTATGCTCTAGATATGGACTTACTTTTGGAGCAAAATTTGCTCCCTTTACTCATCTGCTTCTTCTTATCTTCTTCCCAATAACTTATCCAGCTAGTAAGGTAAATCATATGCCTAGGTATAATAACTTAATTAAGCACTTATTAGTgtttatttataaactatttttataataaaaaataaaaaaatagattttatataagttataagttGTTTTAATAAGCTATCCTGAAAAACTTATAGAAATAAGCTGAAAATAGCTTATAGACGTGTTAGAAACTATTTTCACAAATTCTTCTAACAGTCTCGTAAGTGTTTATATcggaaaataagtttaaataagttaatttaaaaagaCCTTAAATCTATTTCATGTCAATATTATGTgtcaaataaaagtaatttgtAATTGACTATGAAACACAAACACTGAATACCTCACTGAAGTGTAGACActgattataaataaaaaataaaagtaattgaaTATAACTACAAATATCAATGTCATATGGATGTTGAATACTAACATGTGTTAGACACTGATCGCACCTTAAATTTGAAGTGTCGATGATAATGAAAAGAAATAAagctattttatttttcaatttatgtaCATATacacaaataaagaaaaataatagcagtagaaataaaagaaaaaaatacaaattgaattagaaatttaaactcaatttaTTGAACTAATTACCATATATAGtaaaaattcatcaacaaaCACATTTAAGGTAATTTGTCTCTATAGGCCTCTTTTTGAgaagatttaattaatatatatctttAAGTCTCTTGCTATTTTGGTAGGTGTTGGATTGGGCTTTAGGGAAAGNNNNNNNNNNNNNNNNNNNNNNNNNNNNNNNNNNNNNNNNNNNAGCTCTTTTGAGAAGATCAGAGTTGAAGACATTTGTTGACCTACATGCTGATGAGGTTTCCTCCTAATATAATCTATTTTGTTAACCatcattttaatctttaaatgtGTGAAGCATTGTTAGTATAGTCCTTGAATATAATCTCCACTAATgagtaaaaatcattttcatttctaaattattttgtttgaaaagagtagttaaattattcatttttacatatttttttaaaatttagggatcaatttgtaatttttcaaaatttgtaaggacctatttgtaatttttgataATAAATAGGGaccaaattacaattttttgaaaatttaagaaTGAATAATTCATCAAAAGATAATTAGAAACAAAGAGAATTTAATTGAAACATtggaattatttaaaatttaatttccttaCAATTTTCAATTAGTCTGACCAAACACACTACGGAACCACATTAACTGATGAAAAATACATTTTAGGATCAATTTAACAATTGAAAGATGTATTTATGTATGTTTCTGTAATTTCAATACATCCGATATCCATATCCGATGACTACTGTAACAATATTTCACACGTTTAAagatttaaagataaaaataaatgtttagtcctttgataaaattgatcatAATTAAGTGTGAAGTTGGTAGCTAAAATATTGATATGCAGGCAGGGAAAGGTGGAGAGTTATCTCATCATGAAACTTGTATAATCACAGGTGCTATGGATTTGACTCAGAAAACAGCTATAGATGCAATGACACCAATTTCTGAAACTTTTTCTCTTGATATAAATTCCAAACTAGACATGTAAAATGTCATAAACTCTTAATTTCTAAGTCatttatataaacaaatttcCCCAATCTCTTAGAAATTAATgcagttcatttttgtcatcaggcatacaatgacacaaataatgAGTAAAGGTCACAGCAGAGTACCTATACATTCTGGTAATCCAAGAAATATTATTGGCCTTATTTTGGTAAGCAAATTAACACAAACATaccataaatttaaatataattttagtccttataattATAACAGCTTGGTAAATTTAGCAGAATCACACAGTATGACAAAATCAGAGCGATATTTTGAATTTGTCAAACTGACTGTAAATCAAACATAAACTTAATCACAACTCACAAGTGACTTTGTCAATTAATACTTTATGGATCTTGATTTATTGTTTTATCAATTAATGTcggaaaaaaaaagtgattttcaaATTGAAATTTGAGATAATATTGTTGCTTGCAGGGCATTAGAATATTTTTCTCAACATTGGTTATGATTATATCCTGTATTATTCACAATCATATAGTGTTAcaaaactattaattaattttttttcataggTTAAGAATTTAATCTTCTGCCGCCCAGAAGATGAGACTCCAATCAAGAATTTGATTATCAGGAAAATTCCTAGGTAAGAATCTGAATATTAGGTATACTGTTagtctaaaaatatataattgtcgtatttgataattttattaaaaaaataataataattgttagaaATCACATGATTGAAGAGATAAAAATTCATCTCGTAAGAAAAATATACCTGAGAGCTTGAGAGAGTATTATCTTTAGAATTCATTttgattaattgataaaatataataaatgaatacaaggtatgctttatatataaaatttgtgaaaattatgaaattaattatctaattatttattaacaatCACTAACAAAATTTGTGTAAATTTGCAATAGGGTATATGAAAGTTTGCCACTATATGAGATATTAAATGAATTCAAGAAGGGTCATAGCCACATGGTTGTTGTTTTGAAAGGAAACATGGAGAGAGAAAGCACTGCACCTCATGCTGTGGATTCACCTGTGTTTTTGAATATAATAACTAATAAAGAATCAAACCAAGCTCAATTTACTGGAGGTAACATCTTTGCTTAATTTAGCCATGGTATCATAACAAATGAAACATACAATTTTTTGGTTCTATTATGGGTTTCACATTTGgttatttcatataaattgagaaaaaattatacgaaaaagaaaatagaatactaattttattaaattaatcttATTAAATATTGATTTGGTTACCATTATCATAATTGTAAAGTGGAGGATATTGTCTTTGGTGTGACGTGCACGATATTAATTAGAAGgtacatttgaaaaaaatgataatgtaCGTACTTTAGTCTacaaatgtcgatattattagataatacgttttgtttgaagatttcaTAGATGTATGTGAGTTTTTGGTGAGATTTATCATctattctaataaaaaaaactaaaataataattaatataactagtttcatttttatttttgattcatAGTTGAGATGATAAATACCACAAGAAAGTCACACAATTTCGAGGACTTCAAGACTtactaattttctttttaattatcgtttaaaaattatttacacatATCAATGaaatcattaaattttattactttcaatgaattttttttatagcacccttaatatattttatttttttgtatttttttatatatttattttaagactatttgttattttaatcaCTTATTTTAACtatgtcaaaaaataataaatatacttCGATAATGTACGTACTTTAGTCTacaaatgtcgatattattagataatacgttttgtttgaagatttcaTAGATGTATGTGAGTTTTTGGTGAGATTTATCATctattctaataaaaaaaactaaaataataattaatataactagtttcatttttatttttgattcatAGTTGAGATGATAAATACCACAAGAAAGTCACACAATTTCGAGGACTTCAAGACTtactaattttctttttaattatcgtttaaaaattatttacacatATCAATGaaatcattaaattttattactttcaatgaattttttttatagcacccttaatatattttatttttttgtatttttttatatatttattttaagactatttgttattttaatcaCTTATTTTAACtatgtcaaaaaataataaatatacttCGAACTTTGAGTTATGTGTGAAaaaggaataatttttttttctcgaaaaaaccGACATTAATAGATTAAGTGAAAATGACATGTTTTTATAGCAAATGTGACACTCATATAGGTTCGAGGGAATATTATTTAAGATGAATAGTAAAAATAGAAGATGAAAATGTTggttattatattataattaatatatgaatgATAGTTTGGTCTAGCTGAATCGATTAGACTCCCACGtgaatttcaatttaaatattattgaaaaaatatttatttttaatgttcaACATGTCTCTCCCACGtgaatttcaatttaaatattattaaaaataatatttatatttaatgttcAACATATCTCAAATAGAATACTATAAATGGAGTAAAcctatgaaataaaataattataattatgtatCACTTATATGTTTGTCAATGTGGAATCTTCAGAATCAAATTCTTCTTATGTTATGGAAATGAGTGACAGAAGTTCAATTCAGGAATTAACATTGTGTTCTAGTGATGTGGAATTTCATAGTCCTACATTAGAAAATGTGATGGTATTAGACAACAATGAAGTAGGACAAGAATCAAAGCAATGGGAGCAAGAAATTGGATGTATATCACATGAACAAATAGTGTCTCTTTCAGCTTCTATGCATGAGGAGGCTATTGGCATCATTACAATGGAAGATGTTATGGAGGAATTATTACAGGTTAGCATAGTGATTAATGCTACAGGCTatagtttcatatttttttatatttaaaaaaatatacagtaCATTTACGAATTGATATgttataatatatgatatttatatattaaaaaaatctattgaaAATTTGTTATCATATAGTTGGCATTAATATTGTAGCATTGAGGTtcacaaacaaaaaattgtagTATTTAGATCCATTGAATTATGTTAATGGGCAAGCCCAAGTTAAAAACCAACTCAAAATATTTGGAGCTCAAAATAT
This region of Cicer arietinum cultivar CDC Frontier isolate Library 1 chromosome 8, Cicar.CDCFrontier_v2.0, whole genome shotgun sequence genomic DNA includes:
- the LOC101496638 gene encoding DUF21 domain-containing protein At2g14520-like, encoding MKEFEFPCCELGFWLFLIICLMIVSLAGIASGLALGILSFSQVDLEVLIKAGKPKDKKNAERIQPFVKNGHFVLCTLLLGKSLAMEALPIFMDSIIPSWFTILMSAPLVTVFAEILPQAVCSRYGLTFGAKFAPFTHLLLLIFFPITYPASKVLDWALGKXXXXXXXXXXXXXXXALLRRSELKTFVDLHADEAGKGGELSHHETCIITGAMDLTQKTAIDAMTPISETFSLDINSKLDMHTMTQIMSKGHSRVPIHSGNPRNIIGLILVKNLIFCRPEDETPIKNLIIRKIPRVYESLPLYEILNEFKKGHSHMVVVLKGNMERESTAPHAVDSPVFLNIITNKESNQAQFTGESNSSYVMEMSDRSSIQELTLCSSDVEFHSPTLENVMVLDNNEVGQESKQWEQEIGCISHEQIVSLSASMHEEAIGIITMEDVMEELLQVDILDETDGYVNVQKNIRINLQQSQRSQSRSSRRTSGSSRRSRY